The following is a genomic window from Amycolatopsis acidiphila.
AGGCGACCGGTTGCGCGCGATCCTCGACGAGTGGAAGACGATCAAGGGCGTCGACCGCAAGACCGACGACGAGTTGTGGAAGCGCTTCTCGAAGGCGCGCGAGGCGTTCAACCGCCGTCGCGGGTCGCACTTCGCGGAGCTGGACAAGCAGCGTGCGGTGGCGAAGTCGCGCAAGGAGGAGCTGATCGGGGAGGCCGAGTCGCTCGTCGACTCGGACGACTGGGGCCCGACGGCCGGGCGGTACAAGGACCTGATGGCCGAGTGGAAGGCCGCCGGCCGCGCGCCGAAGGAGACCGACGACGCGCTGTGGCAGCGCTTCCGGGCGGCACAGGACAAGTTCTTCGCGCGCCGCTCCGCGGTGTTCTCCGAGCGGGACGCGGAGTTCGCCACGAACGCGACGCAGAAGGAAGAGCTGCTGACCGAGGCGGAGAAGATCGACCCGGCGGCGAACCTGGACGCCGCGAAGGCGCACCTGCGCCGGATCCAGGAGCAGTGGGACGAGATCGGCAAGGTGCCGCGGGAACGGATCCGGGAGCTGGACGGTCGGCTCAAGGCGGTGCAGGACCGGATCCGGGAGGTCGAGGACAACCGCTGGCGGCGCACCGATCCGGAGGCACAGGCGAGGGTCGAGCAGTTCCGCGAGCGGGTGCACCAGTTCGAGACACAGGCCGAAAAGGCCCGCGCCGCGGGCGACGACCGCCGTGCGAAGAAGGCCGAAGAGCAGGCCGCCCAGTGGCGGGAGTGGATGGAAGCCGCGGAGCGCGCCGTCGCGGACCGCTGACCGGTCTCGGGCGGTGACCGGGTGACGCCCCCCGGTAGGGCATGTCCAGGGGCAGCCGCAGCTTCGCGGCGGCCTCCTGGTCGTGGCCGAACGGCGTCCTGAGCAGGGCGGGCCGCCTGGTCCGAAGGACAGGACAGCTGGCCCAACCACCCCGGAAGGCACCCCGCGCCGCCGCCGGGGCAGCGGCGCGGGGCGGCGCTAACGGACGGGCGTCCCGAGATGGGTCTCCGCAGTGGCCTGGATCGGTAGCTCCACACCGGCGGCCTGCCCGTCGAGGCGCTGCGGGCCGTGAACCGGCCCTCGCAGGGCCGCGGCGAGCCGCTCGGCGGTCGGCTCCTCGTCGCACATGAAGGACGGTGAGCCGTTGCCGGCATGCATCGCGGCCAGCAGCTCGGCCTCGGTGTCCACCAGCACGACGCTGTCCACCGGGCCGAACGGCTCCGCCTGGTGCAGCGGCGACGTCGCCGGCGCCTTCAGGATCGCGATCGGCGCGAAGTACGCCGCCGTGTCCTGGTCCGGCACGAACCGACCCTCGTCGAGGGAGCCGCGGTGCAACAGCACCGCGCCCTGACCGAGCGCATCATCGACTATGTCGTGCAGTTCCTGCACCCTGCCATCGTTGACCATCGGCCCGAAATCCAGCTCGGGCAACGGATCGGCCGGATCCGCGACAGCCAGCGGATGGCCGAAGCGCAGGTCTCGCACCGCGGGCAGGTACGCGGCGAGAAAGTCGTCGAACAGGGAACGCTGCACCACGAACCGCTGCCTGTCTTGCCCGAGCGACGCTCGAACGCGAGGGGTCAGCTTAGGCCAGTCGCTGAATCCCCAGACACCCCAGCAACTCACGCCATGTTGGTCCAAATAGGACGTCCGGCCGAGCATAGGTGAGGTCGACAGCTCCGCCTCGCCGCCGCTCACCAATGTCACCGGTACCCCGTGCCGGGCGGCGAGCGACGTGGCCAGTGTCAGGCAGTTCACTCCCCCCTCGGCCGGCGCGTTCGCGATCGCCGCGTTGCCCGTCAGCGCCTGCACGAGCATCGCGTGCATCAGCACGCCCATCGGATGCCGCCAGCTCGCGAGATTGCCGACCGGTCCCCGCAGTGGGTCACACGGCTCGAGCATGTGCTCGGCGTACCAACGGACTCCCTCGACGCAGCCGTCCACATCGGACCGCGCCGCCTGCCACGTCCTGCCGGTCTCCCACACCAGCAGCAATGCCAGCAGCTCACCATGCTCGGCGAAGTCGTCGAGCGCGGCGAGCACCCGGGCCTTTCGCTCGGGCAGGGACGCGAACGACCAGGTGCGATGTTCGTTCAGGCTCGCCCGCACCGCACGCTTCACGTCGATCGGCGCCAGCGGCGCCGGCCCCGTGAGCACGGTGCCGTCGATCGGTGACCTCAGCTCGCCCGGTGTGCCTTCCAGGCGCCGGCGACCGCCCCAGAAGTTGAGCAGCCTGCCCTCGCCGAACGCATCCGGCGCCACGGACCAGCATCGGCTGTAAACGCTTTCCCACTCGGTTCCCGGCTTGACGAAAAGGCTCATACCGCCTCCTTCAGCACCTGCTCGTTCAGCAGTCCGGCCAGTGCGTTGACCACGCGCAGGGTCGGCACCGGCGCACCCGTCAGATCGGCCAGCTCCACCACGGCGGCCAGAATGGCGTCGAGCTCGAGCGGCTTGCCCTTTTCCAGGTCCTGCAACGTGGACGTCTTGTGCTCGCCGGTCCGCTCGGCGCCCGCCAGGCGCCGGTCGATGGACACGTCGGGATGCACGCCGAGCCGGGCGGCGACGTCCAGCGTCTCCCGCATCATCCGCACGACCACCGACCGCGTGCCGGGGTGCTTGCAGATGCCCAGCATGGTCGCGCGGGTGAGTGCGCTGATCGGGTTGAACGCGATGTTGCCCATCAGCTTGATCCAGATGTCGCGGCGCAGGTCCGGCTCCACAGGGCACTTGAGCCCGCCGGCGACCATCGCGTCCGCGAACTCGCGGCAGCGCGCGGAGATCGAGCCGTCCGGCTCGCCGATCGAGAGCCGGGTGCCTTCGAGATGACGGATCTCGCCGGGAGCCGAGATCTCCGTCGCCGCGTAGACGACGCAACCGATCGCCCGGTGCATCGGCAGCACGGCGGTGACCGCGCCGTCCGGGTCCACCGTTTCGACGCGGCGGCCCTGGTAGGGGCCGGACAGCCCGTGGAAGTACCACCACGGGATGCCGTTCTGCGCGGCGATGACGGAGGTCCGCTCGTGCAGCAGCGGCTCGATCAACGGCCCGCAGGTGGCGTAGGAGTTGGCCTTCAGGCCGAGGAACACGTGGTCGACCGGGCCGACCTCGGCCGGGTCGTCGGTCGCGTGCGGGTGGGCGGTGAAATCGCCCCGGTCACTCAGGACCCGCACGCCGGATTCGCGGATGGCCTTCAGATGAGGACCGCGGGCGATGAGATGCACTTCAGCACCCGCCCGGTGGAGGCTTGCGCCGACATACGCGCCGATGGCGCCGGCACCGAGAACAGCGACTTTCACGGTGTCTCCTCAATGTTGCGTCACCATTGTATGCAGTATACGGTATGAGCTGTTCTGGTCAATGGCTTCGAAGCTCTGGACAAGCGCGGCGATCGAGGGTCACCATGACTCCATATCGTATGCAGTATTCGGTAGCCACAAAGTTGTGAGGAGATGGCGCATGTCAGGCGAACCCGGGTTGATCTCCGGCGGGCATCTCGTGGCGAAAGCACTGAAGGCGGAGGGCGTCGAGGTCGTCTTCACCCTGTGCGGCGGCCACATCATCGACATCTACGACGGCTGCGTGGACGAGGGCATCGATGTGATCGACGTCCGCCACGAGCAGGTGGCGGCCCACGCCGCCGACGGTTACGCGCGCGTCACCGGCAAACCCGGCTGCGCCGTCGTCACGGCGGGCCCCGGCACCACCGACGCGGTGACCGGCGTCGCGAACGCGCTGCGCGCGGAGAGTCCCATGCTGCTCATCGGCGGCCAGGGCGCGCTCAGCCAGCACAAGATGGGGTCGCTGCAGGACCTGCCGCACGTCGACATGATGTCGCCGATCACCAAGTTCGCCGCGACCGTGCCGTCCACGGAACGCGCCGCGGACCTGGTCTCGATGGCGTTCCGCGAGTGCTACCACGGCGCACCGGGGCCGTCGTTCCTGGAGATCCCGCGCGACGTGCTGGACGCGAAGGTGCCGATCGAGAAGGCCCGCGTGCCGAAGGCAGGCGGCTACCGCGCCTCCACCCGCACCGCGGGCGACCCGGAGGCGATCGAGCGGCTGGCGGACCTCGTCGTGCACGCGGAGAAGCCGTGCGTCCTGCTGGGCAGCCAGGTGTGGACCTGCCGCGCGACCGACGCGGCGATCGAGTTCGTGCGCGAGCTGAACGTGCCGGCCTTCATGAACGGCTCCGGACGCGGGACGCTGGCCCCCGGCGACCCGCACCACCTGCAGCTGGCCCGCCGCTACGCGTTCCAGAACGCCGACCTGATCATCATCGTCGGCACGCCGTTCGACTTCCGGATGGGCTACGGCAAGCGGCTCTCCCCCGACGCGACGGTCGTGCAGATCGACCTCGACTACCGCACGGTGGGCAAGAACCGCGACGTCGACCTCGGCATCGTCGGTGACGCGGGGCTCGTGCTCTCGTCGGTCACCCAGGCCGCGTCCGGTCGCATCGACAACGGTGCCACCGGTCGCAAGGAGTGGCTGGAGGAGCTGCGCACGGTGGAGACGCAGGCGTACGAGAAGCGCCTGCCGCGTCAGCATTCCGACGCCAACCCGATCGACCCGTACCGGCTGGTCCACGAGATCAACGAGTTCCTCACCCCGGACTCGATCTACGTCGGCGACGGCGGCGACATCGTCACCTTCTCCGGCCAGGTGGTGCAGCCGAAGGCGCCGGGGCACTGGATGGACCCGGGTCCGCTGGGCACCCTCGGCGTCGGCGTGCCGTTCGTGCTCGCCGCGAAGTACGCCCGGCCCGACCAGGAGGTGGTGGCGCTGTTCGGCGACGGCGCGTTCAGCCTCACCGGCTGGGACTTCGAGACGCTGGTGCGGTTCAACCTGCCGTTCGTCGGCATCGTCGGCAACAACTCGTCGATGAACCAGATCCGCTACGGCCAGATCCAGAAGTACGGCGACGACCGCGGCCGGGTCGGCAACACGCTCGGCGACGTGCCCTACAGCGAGTTCGCCAAGATGCTCGGCGGCTACGGCGAAGAGGTGCGCGACCCCGCCGACATCCAGCCCGCGTTGCAACGCGCCCGCGAGTCGGGGAAGCCGTCACTGATCAACGTGTGGGTGGACCCGGACGTGTACGCGCCGGGGACCATGAACCAGACCATGTACAAGTAAGGGGAAACGTCATGGGAAAGGCACTCGAGGGCGTGCGCGTCCTGGACATGACGCATGTCCAATCAGGACCGTCCTGCACCCAGATCCTGGCCTGGCTCGGCGCCGACGTGGTGAAGCTGGAGGCGCCCGGCGGGGACATCACGCGCAAGCAGCTGCGGGATCTGCCCGATGTGGACAGTCTCTACTTCACGATGCTCAACTGCAACAAGCGCAGCATCACGCTCAACATGAAGAGCGAGGAGGGCAAGCGGATCTTCACCGACCTGCTGCCCCGCTTCGACATCCTCGCGGAGAACTTCGGGCCCGGTGCGATCGACCGGATGGGCTTCACCTGGGACCGGCTGCAGGAGATCAACCCGCGGCTGATCTTCGCCTCCATCAAGGGTTTCGGCGACGGCCCGTACACGCATTTCAAGGCGTACGAGGTGGTCGCGCAGGCGATGGGCGGGTCGATGAGCACGACCGGCTTCGCGGACGGGCCGCCGCTGGCGACCGGGGCGCAGATCGGCGACTCGGGCACCGGGATCCACACGGTGGCGGGCATCCTCGCCGCGTTGTACCAGCGGGAGCACACCGGCCGCGGGC
Proteins encoded in this region:
- a CDS encoding DUF349 domain-containing protein, which gives rise to MADEITPGAPAPHKMPLPHAPAGQDRPVPPAEPNPSRWGRVDDEGNVYVRTADGERAVGVWQAGTPDEGLLHYARRFDDLRTEVELLATRLSSGAGDPKQALTTATQLRGGLAEAAVVGDLAALGSRLDRIVEKAEGALANAKQEREVARSAAIGRKQALAEEAEQIAAESTQWKVAGDRLRAILDEWKTIKGVDRKTDDELWKRFSKAREAFNRRRGSHFAELDKQRAVAKSRKEELIGEAESLVDSDDWGPTAGRYKDLMAEWKAAGRAPKETDDALWQRFRAAQDKFFARRSAVFSERDAEFATNATQKEELLTEAEKIDPAANLDAAKAHLRRIQEQWDEIGKVPRERIRELDGRLKAVQDRIREVEDNRWRRTDPEAQARVEQFRERVHQFETQAEKARAAGDDRRAKKAEEQAAQWREWMEAAERAVADR
- a CDS encoding aldehyde dehydrogenase family protein, which produces MSLFVKPGTEWESVYSRCWSVAPDAFGEGRLLNFWGGRRRLEGTPGELRSPIDGTVLTGPAPLAPIDVKRAVRASLNEHRTWSFASLPERKARVLAALDDFAEHGELLALLLVWETGRTWQAARSDVDGCVEGVRWYAEHMLEPCDPLRGPVGNLASWRHPMGVLMHAMLVQALTGNAAIANAPAEGGVNCLTLATSLAARHGVPVTLVSGGEAELSTSPMLGRTSYLDQHGVSCWGVWGFSDWPKLTPRVRASLGQDRQRFVVQRSLFDDFLAAYLPAVRDLRFGHPLAVADPADPLPELDFGPMVNDGRVQELHDIVDDALGQGAVLLHRGSLDEGRFVPDQDTAAYFAPIAILKAPATSPLHQAEPFGPVDSVVLVDTEAELLAAMHAGNGSPSFMCDEEPTAERLAAALRGPVHGPQRLDGQAAGVELPIQATAETHLGTPVR
- a CDS encoding 2-dehydropantoate 2-reductase; this encodes MKVAVLGAGAIGAYVGASLHRAGAEVHLIARGPHLKAIRESGVRVLSDRGDFTAHPHATDDPAEVGPVDHVFLGLKANSYATCGPLIEPLLHERTSVIAAQNGIPWWYFHGLSGPYQGRRVETVDPDGAVTAVLPMHRAIGCVVYAATEISAPGEIRHLEGTRLSIGEPDGSISARCREFADAMVAGGLKCPVEPDLRRDIWIKLMGNIAFNPISALTRATMLGICKHPGTRSVVVRMMRETLDVAARLGVHPDVSIDRRLAGAERTGEHKTSTLQDLEKGKPLELDAILAAVVELADLTGAPVPTLRVVNALAGLLNEQVLKEAV
- a CDS encoding thiamine pyrophosphate-binding protein; translated protein: MSGEPGLISGGHLVAKALKAEGVEVVFTLCGGHIIDIYDGCVDEGIDVIDVRHEQVAAHAADGYARVTGKPGCAVVTAGPGTTDAVTGVANALRAESPMLLIGGQGALSQHKMGSLQDLPHVDMMSPITKFAATVPSTERAADLVSMAFRECYHGAPGPSFLEIPRDVLDAKVPIEKARVPKAGGYRASTRTAGDPEAIERLADLVVHAEKPCVLLGSQVWTCRATDAAIEFVRELNVPAFMNGSGRGTLAPGDPHHLQLARRYAFQNADLIIIVGTPFDFRMGYGKRLSPDATVVQIDLDYRTVGKNRDVDLGIVGDAGLVLSSVTQAASGRIDNGATGRKEWLEELRTVETQAYEKRLPRQHSDANPIDPYRLVHEINEFLTPDSIYVGDGGDIVTFSGQVVQPKAPGHWMDPGPLGTLGVGVPFVLAAKYARPDQEVVALFGDGAFSLTGWDFETLVRFNLPFVGIVGNNSSMNQIRYGQIQKYGDDRGRVGNTLGDVPYSEFAKMLGGYGEEVRDPADIQPALQRARESGKPSLINVWVDPDVYAPGTMNQTMYK